In a single window of the Rutidosis leptorrhynchoides isolate AG116_Rl617_1_P2 unplaced genomic scaffold, CSIRO_AGI_Rlap_v1 contig143, whole genome shotgun sequence genome:
- the LOC139881340 gene encoding glutamate receptor 3.3-like, which translates to MVEALRFMETDVVAIVGPQCSTVAHMISYVANELQVPLLSFGATDPTLSSLQFPFFVRTTQNDLYQMTAIAEMVTHYNWNSVIAIYIDDDNGRNGISALSNKLEERRCKISYKAGISPLSEIAQEDIMDILVKVALMESRIIVLHVGISLGPKVFSVAKYLGMMGNGYVWIATDWLSTILDTSSRVPHETMEMMEGVVVLRQHTPDSKRKKAFKSRWNNLTGGSPGLNSYGLYAYDSVLLVAHAIDAFLDQGEVISFSNDSRLWSKESDNLHLDALTIFDGGTILLNKILQNNVNGLTGPLQFSSDRSLIHPAYDIINVVGTGFRRIGYWSNYSGLSTVPPETLYSRPANRSSANQKLFNVLWPGETLTVPRGWVFPNNGKQLRVGVPIRVGFREFVSQVRGSDNFKGLCIDVFQAAVNLLPYAVPYRFIPFGNGHQNPNYDELVRLITTDVRFRCCVGDIAIVTNRTRVVDFTLPYASSGLVVVAPFKKLNSGAWAFLQPFSPWLWAVTAAFFLAIGIVVWTLEHRVNDEFRGSPKNQVITILWFSFSTLFFAHRENTVSTLGRLVLMIWLFVVLIINSSYTASLTSILTVQQLFYPIKGIDSLKWSDDPIGYQVGSFVEHYLIKELNISKSRLKALGSPEEYTTALKLGPNKGGVAAIVDEHPYVERFIGSQCTFKIMGQEFTKSRWGYAFPRDSPLAVDLSTAILTLAENGDLQRINDKWLLPSICDLDTAKLESDRLQLKSFWGLFLVSAAFCFLALLIYFLQIVRKLRRAPICSDSNGHHRNSRSESLHRFLSLMDEKADPSGQSKKGKAEGLPSRNDGDNESGESPRIV; encoded by the exons ATGGTTGAAG CTTTGCGATTCATGGAGACAGATGTGGTTGCCATTGTCGGTCCCCAGTGTTCTACCGTTGCGCACATGATATCCTATGTTGCAAATGAACTTCAGGTTCCTTTATTGTCATTTGGAGCCACGGATCCAACGCTGTCTTCTCTTCAGTTCCCTTTCTTTGTTAGGACAACTCAGAATGATTTGTACCAAATGACGGCCATTGCTGAAATGGTAACACATTATAATTGGAATTCTGTGATTGCTATTTACATTGATGATGATAATGGTCGGAATGGGATCTCGGCATTAAGCAATAAACTTGAAGAGAGACGTTGCAAAATCTCGTACAAGGCTGGAATTTCTCCTTTATCTGAAATTGCACAAGAGGATATAATGGATATTCTCGTAAAGGTTGCATTGATGGAGTCCCGTATTATCGTTCTTCATGTCGGTATCTCACTGGGCCCTAAAGTTTTCTCTGTGGCGAAATATCTAGGAATGATGGGCAATGGATACGTATGGATAGCTACAGATTGGCTGTCAACAATATTAGATACATCTTCTCGTGTACCTCACGAGACAATGGAGATGATGGAAGGAGTTGTGGTTTTGCGTCAGCACACGCCGGATTCCAAAAGAAAAAAGGCCTTTAAATCAAGGTGGAATAACTTAACCGGTGGTTCTCCAGGGCTGAATTCTTATGGACTCTACGCGTATGATTCCGTGTTGTTGGTCGCTCATGCTATCGATGCCTTTCTCGATCAAGGTGAGGTCATCTCATTTTCTAACGATTCCCGACTCTGGTCTAAAGAAAGTGATAATCTTCACCTCGATGCATTGACTATTTTCGATGGTGGGACGATCCTACTGAATAAGATACTGCAAAATAATGTCAATGGTTTGACAGGACCTCTCCAGTTTTCATCAGATAGGTCTCTTATTCATCCTGCATATGATATTATTAATGTGGTCGGAACTGGGTTTAGGCGAATAGGTTATTGGTCCAATTATTCTGGTTTGTCGACTGTGCCACCGGAGACACTATATTCGAGGCCAGCTAACCGATCAAGTGCTAACCAGAAACTATTTAATGTTCTGTGGCCTGGAGAGACATTAACAGTTCCCCGTGGATGGGTCTTCCCAAATAATGGGAAACAATTGAGAGTTGGTGTTCCTATTCGTGTTGGCTTTCGTGAATTCGTATCGCAAGTGCGAGGTTCTGATAATTTCAAAGGTTTATGCATAGATGTATTCCAAGCTGCTGTAAATTTGTTGCCATATGCTGTCCCCTATCGCTTTATTCCTTTTGGAAATGGCCATCAAAACCCAAATTATGATGAGCTCGTGAGATTGATCACCACAGATGTGA GATTTCGATGCTGCGTTGGAGACATCGCGATCGTCACAAATCGGACAAGGGTCGTCGATTTCACTCTACCCTATGCTTCTTCTGGACTTGTGGTTGTAGCCCcatttaagaaattgaactcgggtGCCTGGGCCTTTCTGCAACCATTCTCTCCTTGGTTGTGGGCAGTCACTGCTGCATTTTTTCTCGCGATCGGAATAGTCGTGTGGACTCTCGAGCACAGAGTGAATGATGAATTCAGGGGTTCCCCAAAGAATCAAGTAATAACCATCCTATG GTTCAGCTTCTCAACTCTATTCTTTGCCCATA gaGAGAACACCGTGAGCACGCTTGGACGATTAGTGCTAATGATATGGCTCTTTGTTGTTTTGATAATAAATTCGAGCTATACTGCAAGTCTGACATCAATCCTCACCGTGCAACAACTCTTCTACCCGATTAAAGGAATTGACAGCTTGAAATGGAGCGACGATCCGATAGGATACCAAGTTGGTTCTTTTGTAGAGCATTATTTAATCAAGGAGCTCAATATATCAAAGTCTAGGCTCAAGGCCCTTGGATCACCTGAAGAATATACAACAGCTCTCAAGCTCGGTCCCAATAAAGGAGGCGTGGCGGCTATCGTTGATGAGCATCCATATGTTGAACGTTTTATCGGAAGCCAGTGCACGTTCAAGATCATGGGCCAAGAATTTACCAAAAGTCGCTGGGGTTAT GCATTTCCGAGAGATTCTCCTTTAGCTGTAGATTTATCGACTGCAATTCTAACCCTGGCCGAGAATGGGGATCTCCAAAGAATCAACGACAAGTGGCTGCTGCCGAGCATCTGTGATTTAGATACCGCGAAGCTCGAGTCAGATCGACTACAACTTAAAAGCTTCTGGGGTCTATTTCTGGTTTCTGCTGCATTTTGCTTCCTTGCTCTCTTAATATATTTCCTGCAGATTGTTCGGAAGTTGCGCCGAGCTCCCATCTGTTCCGATTCAAACGGTCATCATCGTAACTCTCGTTCGGAAAGTCTGCATAGGTTCCTGTCATTGATGGATGAAAAGGCGGATCCTTCCGGCCAGAGTAAAAAAGGGAAAGCGGAAGGTTTACCATCTAGAAATGATGGAGATAACGAATCTGGCGAGTCTCCCCGGATTGTATGA
- the LOC139881342 gene encoding uncharacterized protein, producing MASTTMSSSLVLTRNSTVQFSHGSPSKCSLGCVSHTNLSFGPKKLQLSTSRKPLAIQASYRDSERSSSAGIFVGGFVLGGIIVGTLGCVYAPQISKALAGAAADKKDLMRKLPKFIYDEEKALEKTRKILAEKIAQLNSAIDEVSFQLRPEDNTNGVAVNSDEMEATV from the exons atggcgAGCACAACCATGTCTAGTTCATTAGTTCTAACGAGAAATTCTACAGTCCAATTCTCACATG GTTCACCATCAAAATGTTCGCTTGGTTGTGTCAGCCACACCAACTTGTCTTTTGGTCCGAAGAAGTTGCAGCTTTCTACCTCAAGAAAGCCCCTAGCTATTCAGGCTTCGTATAGG GACAGTGAAAGGTCAAGCTCTGCCGGCATCTTTGTTGGTGGCTTTGTTCTGGGAGGAATTATTGTTGGTACTCTAGGATGTGTATATGCACCTCAG ATCAGTAAGGCATTAGCGGGTGCTGCTGCCGACAAAAAGGATCTCATGAGGAAATTGCCCAAGTTCATCTATGATGAAGAGAAAGCTTTGGAG AAAACTCGGAAAATACTTGCTGAAAAGATTGCTCAGCTGAACTCTGCTATTGATGAAGTTTCTTTTCAACTCCGACCAGAAGATAACACAAATGGTGTGGCAGTGAACTCCGATGAAATGGAAGCTACCGTCTGA